In Nocardia sp. NBC_00403, one DNA window encodes the following:
- a CDS encoding peptide synthetase, protein MGNDSVFRRPISPTERMYFPMRQLAPPFLMQAMIHGEGIIDREALRQAVAVASDACPGARLRRMGGEWVDSGIAPAVRVVDGHTVQYPDLETDHVLTSPIAPSLGATAEVVLLTAEPVTLLFRAFHGVMDGMGMVLWMTNVLKVLRGETPDAMPDPVADYQLVARIGTPPGKATLPLPKYRSAVGRGRQEPGRPRHLLRHRTIDATGSGGVARVAAILAEQTEGPSRIMMPVDLRRHDPQLRSTANLALPLFLDLEPGQDWTVAKAQIKAGLAQRRELNQMDNSGLVRIPDLVGRAILRTTNWLGSRYGRNLASAIVSHVGAFDLDALSPPGFRPTTIRVVPQHSVAMPLLFGLVESGGKTEVSVSCRNGVGIEARLEALLDHIVARLEQELPVREKQ, encoded by the coding sequence ATGGGCAACGACAGCGTCTTCCGCCGGCCGATCTCTCCCACCGAGCGGATGTACTTCCCGATGCGGCAATTGGCACCGCCGTTCCTCATGCAGGCGATGATCCACGGGGAAGGGATCATCGACCGAGAGGCCCTGCGCCAGGCAGTGGCCGTGGCGTCCGATGCATGCCCCGGCGCGCGGTTGCGGCGCATGGGTGGCGAGTGGGTCGACAGCGGCATCGCTCCGGCGGTGCGGGTCGTGGACGGCCATACCGTTCAGTACCCCGACCTCGAAACCGATCACGTGCTCACCAGCCCTATCGCGCCCTCTCTCGGAGCAACGGCCGAGGTGGTGTTGCTGACGGCCGAGCCGGTCACACTGCTATTCCGCGCCTTCCACGGGGTCATGGACGGCATGGGCATGGTGCTCTGGATGACCAACGTGCTCAAAGTACTGCGCGGCGAGACACCGGACGCAATGCCGGACCCCGTCGCCGACTACCAGCTGGTAGCCCGGATCGGGACGCCGCCGGGCAAGGCGACACTGCCGCTGCCGAAGTATCGGAGCGCGGTCGGGCGCGGCCGCCAGGAACCGGGGCGACCACGACATCTGCTGCGACACCGGACGATCGACGCGACCGGGTCGGGTGGCGTCGCGCGCGTCGCGGCCATCCTGGCGGAACAGACCGAGGGCCCTTCCCGAATCATGATGCCGGTCGATCTGCGCAGGCACGATCCGCAACTGCGCTCGACCGCGAACCTGGCGCTGCCGCTGTTCCTGGATCTCGAACCCGGCCAGGACTGGACCGTGGCCAAGGCGCAGATCAAGGCCGGTCTTGCGCAACGGCGCGAATTGAACCAGATGGACAACAGCGGTCTGGTGCGGATACCGGACCTCGTCGGCCGGGCGATCCTGCGCACCACGAACTGGCTCGGTTCCCGGTACGGCCGAAATCTGGCCTCCGCCATAGTCTCTCATGTCGGCGCGTTCGACCTCGACGCCCTCTCGCCGCCGGGCTTCCGGCCGACGACCATTCGCGTGGTGCCGCAGCACAGCGTCGCGATGCCATTGCTGTTCGGTCTCGTGGAGTCCGGTGGCAAGACCGAAGTGTCGGTGTCGTGCCGCAACGGCGTCGGCATCGAGGCCCGGCTCGAGGCACTCCTCGACCACATTGTCGCCCGGCTCGAGCAAGAGCTACCGGTCAGGGAAAAGCAGTGA
- a CDS encoding NAD-dependent epimerase/dehydratase family protein, with protein sequence MKVLVTGASGFLGGALVRRLVEDGAHDVAILARRTSNLADLGEARTEVEVILGDLGDKASLIRATSGVDVVFHSAARVDERGTRDQFWDENVRATERLLDSARRGGASRFVFISSPSAMMDYHGGDLIDVDESLPYPRRYLNLYSETKAAAERAVSAADTPGFRTCALRPRAIWGAGDRSGPIVRLLSRTATGTLPDLSYGRAVFASLCHVDNIVDACIKAAESDAVGGKAYFIADTEQTNVWEFLGSVATDLGYRPPTRRPNPRVLAASVNVIETVWRIPAVATRWSPPLSRYAVALMTRSATYDTSAAARDFGYRPIVDRDTGLAGFLAWLETQGGVVELTRTLR encoded by the coding sequence GTGAAAGTACTGGTGACCGGCGCGTCCGGATTTCTCGGTGGTGCGCTGGTACGCAGGCTGGTCGAGGACGGTGCGCACGATGTGGCGATTCTGGCGCGACGCACCAGCAATCTGGCCGATCTCGGCGAAGCTCGCACCGAGGTAGAGGTGATCCTCGGCGACCTCGGCGACAAGGCCTCACTGATTCGGGCGACCAGCGGCGTCGATGTCGTGTTCCACAGTGCCGCACGGGTCGACGAGCGTGGCACCCGGGACCAGTTCTGGGATGAGAACGTTCGGGCCACCGAGCGGCTGCTCGATTCGGCGCGACGCGGCGGAGCCTCGCGGTTCGTGTTCATCTCCAGCCCGAGCGCAATGATGGACTACCACGGCGGCGACCTGATCGATGTCGACGAGTCGTTGCCCTATCCTCGGCGTTATCTGAACTTGTATTCGGAGACGAAGGCCGCGGCCGAACGTGCGGTGTCGGCTGCCGACACACCGGGTTTCCGCACGTGCGCGCTGCGCCCGCGGGCGATCTGGGGAGCAGGTGACCGGTCGGGTCCGATCGTGCGGTTGTTGAGCCGTACCGCGACAGGCACACTGCCCGACCTCTCGTACGGCCGCGCTGTATTCGCTTCGCTGTGTCATGTCGACAATATCGTCGATGCCTGTATCAAGGCCGCCGAGTCGGATGCGGTCGGCGGCAAGGCGTACTTCATCGCCGACACCGAGCAGACCAATGTGTGGGAGTTCCTCGGGTCCGTTGCAACGGATCTCGGCTATCGGCCGCCTACGCGGCGACCGAACCCGCGCGTACTCGCGGCCTCAGTGAACGTGATCGAGACCGTCTGGCGCATTCCGGCCGTCGCGACCCGGTGGTCGCCGCCGTTGTCGCGCTACGCCGTCGCGTTGATGACCCGCTCGGCGACCTACGACACCAGCGCCGCGGCACGCGATTTCGGCTACCGGCCGATCGTGGACCGCGACACCGGACTCGCCGGATTCCTCGCCTGGCTCGAAACTCAGGGTGGGGTCGTCGAACTCACCAGAACATTGCGATAG
- a CDS encoding fatty acid CoA ligase family protein: protein MATYWEAIDRFRAFARTEPDRQAVIYPDGQNPDGLPAYRHLTYRELDDWSDAIAERLTVAGVTHGTHTIVLVLPSPELYAILFGLLKIGAVPVVIDPGMGVRKMLRCLRAVDAEAFIGIPQAQALRVLFRRSFRRVRTTLTVGKRWFWGGPTLRDWEHRPTGVAQPRTPAAADEVLVIGFTTGSTGPAKAVELTHGNLASMIEQVDAARGHITPDTSLITLPLVGILDLLLGSRCVLPPLIPSKVGSTDPAQVVDAIAKFGVRTMFASPALLIPLLRYLEEHAVELPTLGSIYSGGAPVPDWCIAGLRKVLREDVLVYAGYGSTEALPMSTIESRELLDGLVARAHRGAGTCIGRPADRVNARLVAITDAPIPTWARVEELAGELETSRGIGELVVSGPNVSTHYYWPESANAAGKIVDGAVIWHRTGDLAWIDDHGRIWFCGRKSQRVVTANGPMFTVQVEQIFNTVVGVARTALVGVGESGAQRPVLCVETTPGTDAVSVASELRMLAAESELTREIADFLVHPGFPVDIRHNAKIGREQLAAWAAEKVGSR, encoded by the coding sequence ATGGCGACCTATTGGGAAGCCATCGACCGGTTCCGTGCGTTTGCGCGCACGGAACCGGATCGTCAAGCGGTGATCTACCCTGACGGGCAGAATCCCGATGGCTTGCCCGCCTATCGGCACCTCACCTACCGTGAGCTCGACGACTGGTCCGACGCGATCGCCGAACGGCTGACCGTGGCGGGTGTCACGCACGGCACCCACACCATCGTGCTGGTGCTACCGAGTCCCGAGTTGTACGCGATCCTGTTCGGACTGTTGAAGATCGGTGCAGTCCCGGTGGTGATCGATCCCGGCATGGGTGTTCGAAAGATGTTGCGATGCTTGCGCGCGGTCGACGCCGAGGCGTTCATCGGCATTCCGCAGGCACAGGCCTTGCGCGTGTTGTTCCGGCGCAGCTTCCGGCGGGTGCGTACCACCCTGACCGTCGGCAAGCGCTGGTTCTGGGGCGGCCCGACGTTGCGGGACTGGGAGCACAGGCCCACCGGGGTCGCGCAGCCGCGCACGCCCGCTGCTGCCGATGAAGTGCTGGTCATCGGATTCACCACCGGCAGTACGGGTCCGGCCAAAGCAGTCGAACTCACGCACGGCAACCTGGCCTCGATGATCGAGCAGGTGGATGCGGCACGCGGCCACATCACGCCGGACACCTCACTGATCACCCTGCCGCTGGTCGGCATTCTCGATCTGCTGCTCGGATCCCGTTGTGTCCTACCGCCACTCATCCCGAGCAAGGTCGGTTCGACCGATCCGGCCCAGGTCGTCGACGCGATCGCGAAGTTCGGGGTGCGGACCATGTTCGCCTCCCCGGCCCTACTCATCCCGCTGCTGCGATATCTCGAGGAACACGCGGTCGAGCTGCCGACCTTGGGCAGCATCTATTCCGGCGGCGCTCCGGTGCCCGACTGGTGCATTGCCGGGCTGCGGAAGGTGTTGCGCGAGGACGTCCTGGTCTATGCGGGCTACGGGTCCACCGAGGCGCTGCCCATGTCCACCATCGAATCCAGGGAACTGTTGGACGGCCTCGTCGCTCGCGCCCATCGCGGTGCAGGCACCTGCATCGGCAGGCCGGCCGACCGGGTGAACGCACGATTGGTCGCGATCACCGATGCACCGATTCCGACTTGGGCTCGGGTCGAGGAGCTGGCCGGTGAGCTCGAAACCTCCCGAGGCATCGGTGAGCTCGTCGTCTCCGGCCCGAACGTCAGCACGCACTATTACTGGCCGGAGTCGGCCAACGCCGCGGGCAAGATCGTCGATGGCGCCGTGATCTGGCACCGCACCGGGGATTTGGCCTGGATCGATGACCACGGGCGAATCTGGTTCTGCGGACGCAAGAGCCAACGCGTGGTCACCGCGAACGGGCCGATGTTCACCGTTCAGGTCGAGCAGATCTTCAACACCGTTGTGGGCGTGGCCCGGACAGCTCTGGTCGGCGTCGGCGAGTCCGGCGCACAACGGCCGGTGCTGTGTGTCGAAACGACGCCGGGCACCGATGCGGTATCGGTTGCCTCGGAGTTGCGGATGTTGGCCGCGGAGTCCGAACTCACCCGGGAAATCGCCGATTTCCTAGTGCACCCGGGGTTCCCGGTCGACATTCGCCACAACGCGAAGATCGGGCGCGAACAGCTGGCGGCCTGGGCGGCCGAGAAGGTGGGGTCCCGATGA
- a CDS encoding 3-oxoacyl-ACP synthase III family protein, which translates to MSHSRFESIGAYLPSNIVTTKELISRLREPPSFDLEKITGVKERRVHDTRPESYEDSFTIALNAVEDCLSRSQYSAADLDIIISTSITRSKNATRMYMEPSFASAIGKRIGAKKAITFDVSNACAGMLTGTYILDRMIRSGAVRNGMVVSGEAITPISDTAVAEISEKYDLQFASLSVGDSGAAIVLDQAVDDADKIHYIELMTASEYSHLCLGMPSDKSQGVALYTDNRKMHNEDRFLLGTDSQRNYLESQGRTFADENFDYVIHHQFGAAAIPWMNAICEREFGHPMPPDLRVIEKYGNTSTTSHFIVLHDQLSEQNIPAGTKLLMFPAASGIVTGFLSTTISSLKV; encoded by the coding sequence GTGTCGCATTCTCGGTTCGAATCCATCGGCGCGTATCTCCCTTCGAATATCGTCACAACCAAGGAGCTGATCTCACGACTGAGGGAGCCACCTTCATTCGATCTCGAAAAAATCACGGGAGTCAAAGAACGTCGTGTACACGACACTCGACCGGAGAGCTACGAGGACTCCTTCACCATTGCCCTCAATGCCGTGGAAGACTGTCTTTCCAGGTCACAGTACTCTGCAGCGGACCTCGACATCATCATCTCGACGTCGATCACCCGTAGCAAGAACGCCACCCGCATGTACATGGAGCCATCGTTCGCCTCGGCGATAGGCAAGCGAATCGGTGCGAAGAAAGCAATTACTTTCGACGTTTCCAACGCCTGTGCCGGCATGCTCACCGGAACCTACATACTCGATCGAATGATCCGTTCCGGTGCCGTCCGCAATGGCATGGTGGTAAGCGGCGAGGCGATTACTCCTATCTCCGATACTGCGGTCGCCGAGATTTCCGAGAAATACGATCTGCAGTTCGCCTCGCTCTCGGTCGGCGATTCCGGCGCCGCCATCGTGCTGGACCAGGCGGTCGACGACGCCGACAAGATCCACTACATCGAGCTGATGACGGCCTCGGAGTACTCACATCTATGCCTCGGCATGCCGAGCGACAAGAGCCAGGGTGTCGCCCTATACACCGACAACCGCAAGATGCACAACGAGGATCGGTTCCTGCTCGGCACCGACAGCCAGCGCAACTACCTCGAATCCCAGGGCCGCACCTTCGCCGACGAGAACTTCGACTACGTCATCCACCATCAGTTCGGCGCTGCCGCGATTCCATGGATGAACGCGATCTGCGAGCGCGAGTTCGGGCACCCGATGCCACCGGATCTGCGGGTCATCGAGAAGTACGGAAACACTTCCACCACTTCGCACTTCATCGTGCTGCACGACCAACTGAGCGAGCAGAACATCCCGGCGGGCACAAAGCTGTTGATGTTCCCCGCTGCCTCCGGCATCGTGACCGGCTTCCTGTCCACCACCATCTCCTCCTTGAAGGTCTGA
- a CDS encoding flavin-containing monooxygenase, which translates to MTIAGEHVDVLIVGAGLSGIGAAHHLQRAFPRRTYTVLESRDAIGGTWDLFRYPGIRSDSDMYTLGYRFRPWLGEQAIADGDDILHYVRDTAAEAGIDRHIRFGHRAVRAEWSSTDNHWTVQAERTGTREIVTFTAGFLMCCSGYYRYDEAYTPDFAGVERFAGPVVHPQHWPDTLDVAGKRIVLIGSGATAVTLAPALTAQGAHVTMLQRSPSYILSAPARDDLAVRVRKYLPARAAYAVARGKNIALSTAIYQLCQRYPKAMRKRIRGWQQRWLPPGYDIDTHFTPSYNPWDQRLCLAPNGDFFRAIRKGELDVVTDRVDTFTETGLTLASGATLDADIVITATGLNLLAFGGMDLVVDGRPLTLSDHMAYKAMMLSDVPNFAYIIGYTNASWTLKADLVCEYVVRLLRHMDTRGYTRCTPVRDPSVGAAPLFVNFNPGYVQRAASQFPIQGTRAPWRLRMNYLRDVVALRHGKITDSAMSFARAQRLDVVSTEG; encoded by the coding sequence ATGACGATCGCGGGCGAGCACGTCGATGTGCTCATTGTCGGTGCCGGGTTGTCCGGCATCGGTGCAGCTCACCACCTGCAGCGGGCATTTCCGCGACGGACCTACACCGTCCTGGAGAGCCGTGACGCGATCGGCGGCACCTGGGATCTGTTCCGCTATCCAGGAATTCGCTCCGATTCGGATATGTACACCCTCGGCTACCGGTTCCGGCCGTGGCTGGGGGAGCAGGCGATCGCCGACGGCGACGACATCCTCCACTATGTGCGCGACACCGCCGCCGAGGCCGGAATCGATCGGCACATCAGGTTCGGTCATCGGGCGGTCCGCGCCGAATGGTCCTCGACCGACAACCACTGGACTGTGCAGGCCGAACGCACCGGCACCCGGGAAATCGTCACGTTCACCGCCGGGTTCCTGATGTGCTGCTCCGGCTACTACCGCTACGACGAGGCCTACACGCCGGATTTCGCGGGCGTCGAACGCTTCGCGGGCCCGGTCGTCCACCCGCAGCACTGGCCCGACACACTCGATGTGGCAGGCAAGCGGATCGTGCTGATCGGCAGCGGCGCCACCGCCGTCACCCTCGCTCCCGCGCTCACCGCGCAGGGTGCGCACGTGACCATGCTGCAGCGCTCGCCGAGCTACATCCTCTCCGCGCCCGCACGCGACGATCTGGCCGTCCGGGTGCGCAAATACCTGCCCGCCCGTGCCGCCTATGCGGTCGCGCGCGGCAAGAACATCGCGCTGTCGACGGCGATTTATCAACTGTGCCAACGATATCCGAAGGCCATGCGCAAACGGATCCGAGGGTGGCAGCAACGTTGGCTGCCCCCAGGTTACGACATCGACACCCACTTCACCCCGAGCTACAACCCGTGGGATCAACGACTGTGCCTGGCTCCCAACGGCGATTTCTTCCGTGCCATCCGCAAGGGTGAGCTCGACGTCGTCACCGATCGGGTCGACACCTTCACCGAGACCGGCCTGACGCTCGCCTCGGGCGCGACCCTGGACGCCGACATCGTCATCACCGCGACCGGGCTCAATTTGCTTGCCTTCGGCGGGATGGATCTGGTGGTGGACGGCCGCCCGCTGACGCTGTCGGACCACATGGCCTACAAAGCGATGATGCTGTCGGATGTGCCGAACTTCGCCTACATCATCGGCTACACCAATGCCTCGTGGACGCTCAAGGCGGACCTGGTCTGTGAATACGTCGTACGCCTACTACGTCACATGGACACCCGCGGCTACACGAGGTGTACGCCGGTGCGCGATCCGTCGGTCGGTGCCGCACCGCTGTTCGTGAACTTCAACCCAGGCTATGTGCAGCGTGCGGCAAGCCAGTTTCCGATCCAAGGGACCAGGGCGCCGTGGCGGCTCCGGATGAACTATCTGCGTGACGTGGTTGCCCTTCGGCACGGCAAGATCACCGACAGCGCCATGAGCTTTGCCAGGGCGCAGCGGCTGGATGTGGTGTCGACCGAGGGGTAG
- a CDS encoding TetR/AcrR family transcriptional regulator — protein sequence MDDESDGSIPGMRRWRGRPPADRIAARREQLIEAAIELMASVGASETSMRGVCRQAGLTERYFYESFPNLDTLFTTALETVVVGARDRLLAALATAPPEPEKLFRHAISAFTDYLVEDRRRGRIMFVESQARRVLGERGNELIEQFTTPIAWTIGPGTDGQPAPDSLDNALNSNAIFGAMAYMYRPWLDGTIDMPQKRFDDHATSVIRNIAAARSSAAVSDPSTN from the coding sequence ATGGACGACGAATCCGACGGATCGATACCGGGCATGCGCCGCTGGCGCGGCCGCCCGCCCGCCGACCGGATCGCCGCGCGCCGCGAGCAGCTCATCGAGGCCGCCATCGAGCTGATGGCGTCCGTCGGCGCATCGGAGACCTCCATGCGCGGCGTCTGCAGGCAGGCCGGGTTGACCGAGCGCTACTTCTACGAGAGCTTCCCCAACCTCGACACCCTCTTCACCACCGCGCTCGAGACAGTGGTCGTCGGCGCCCGCGACCGACTACTCGCCGCGTTGGCCACCGCACCGCCCGAACCCGAAAAGCTATTCCGCCACGCCATTTCGGCGTTTACCGACTACCTGGTGGAAGATCGGCGACGCGGTCGGATCATGTTCGTCGAATCGCAGGCCAGGCGGGTGCTCGGCGAGCGAGGCAACGAGCTGATCGAGCAGTTCACCACCCCGATCGCCTGGACGATCGGACCGGGCACCGACGGACAGCCCGCGCCGGATTCCTTGGACAATGCCCTGAACTCGAACGCCATCTTCGGAGCGATGGCCTACATGTACCGCCCATGGCTGGACGGGACCATCGACATGCCGCAGAAACGGTTCGACGACCATGCGACCAGCGTGATTCGCAACATCGCTGCCGCCAGATCCTCGGCCGCGGTGTCCGATCCCTCCACGAACTGA
- a CDS encoding metal-dependent hydrolase — protein sequence MSSVYADQAHAINARDVDFDFDTVPMHYIPGEVMATHIINVMHLVLPEGERAMAQALAEALPLIDDERLREEVRGFIGQETMHASSHEKARNQLERLGLDVAPMVERVGWLVDRLLGDHGLAGRAKREWLCERLALFAGMEHYTAVIGEWLLTNDKLEAKGMHPAMLDLIRWHGAEEVEHRSVVYDAYMYVDGGYARKARQAIIASTGLLALFVISSGYLFRRDPSRNKGRFWPLQLASASLRGVVPNFTTFFTEIPRYLEPGFHPSQLGPMDNALRYLAQSPAARAAGA from the coding sequence ATGAGCTCTGTCTACGCCGATCAGGCGCACGCCATCAATGCGCGGGACGTCGACTTCGATTTCGACACGGTGCCGATGCACTACATCCCCGGCGAGGTCATGGCGACGCACATCATCAACGTGATGCACCTGGTATTGCCCGAGGGCGAGCGCGCGATGGCGCAGGCGCTGGCCGAAGCCTTACCGCTGATCGATGACGAGCGATTACGCGAGGAGGTCCGCGGCTTCATCGGCCAGGAGACGATGCACGCGAGCTCGCACGAGAAGGCGCGCAACCAGCTCGAGCGGCTCGGCCTCGATGTCGCACCGATGGTGGAACGGGTCGGCTGGCTGGTCGATCGGTTGCTCGGCGATCATGGGCTGGCCGGCCGCGCCAAGCGCGAATGGCTGTGTGAGCGACTGGCGTTGTTCGCAGGGATGGAGCATTACACCGCCGTCATCGGGGAATGGCTGCTGACCAACGACAAACTCGAGGCCAAAGGGATGCATCCGGCGATGCTGGATCTCATCCGCTGGCACGGCGCCGAAGAGGTCGAGCATCGGAGTGTGGTCTACGACGCGTACATGTACGTCGACGGCGGATATGCCCGCAAAGCGCGGCAGGCGATCATCGCGAGCACGGGATTGCTTGCGCTGTTCGTCATTTCGAGCGGCTACCTGTTTCGGCGCGACCCTTCGCGGAACAAGGGGAGATTCTGGCCGCTACAGCTGGCCAGCGCGTCGCTGCGCGGCGTCGTACCGAACTTCACCACCTTCTTCACCGAGATCCCGCGCTACCTAGAGCCCGGCTTCCACCCCTCACAGCTCGGCCCGATGGACAACGCGCTGCGCTACCTCGCACAGTCGCCCGCGGCGCGGGCGGCGGGCGCGTGA
- a CDS encoding PDR/VanB family oxidoreductase produces MLASAVDAYRRVFAEGEAAQLLSRPQPVRHAGFDFDVMIDRIEQEADGVVSVTLRDPDGGPLPMWTPGAHIDVFLPSGRQRQYSLTGDPADRGSYRIAVRYMANGEGGSREIHERLRAGDRLSVRGPRNAFPLVASSEYLFVAGGIGITAILPMVTAAERAGTPWRLMYLGRSRSRMPFLCELAQLTGGDVVVRPDDEFGVPNPRMIFEQTPTGASVYVCGPPALAEAAREVLSLHDPSASLHTERFSAIPVRDGDPFHLWLRRSGIHVDVAADESTLAAIRRVLPGVAYSCQQGFCGTCRTGVLAGEVDHRDRLLLDGERNNAMLTCVSRARGSELALEM; encoded by the coding sequence ATGCTGGCGTCGGCGGTCGACGCGTATCGGCGCGTCTTCGCGGAAGGTGAAGCCGCGCAGCTGCTTTCCCGGCCCCAGCCGGTGCGGCACGCCGGGTTCGACTTCGATGTGATGATCGATCGGATCGAGCAGGAAGCCGACGGAGTGGTCAGCGTGACGCTGCGTGACCCGGACGGCGGGCCGCTGCCCATGTGGACACCGGGCGCCCACATCGATGTGTTCCTGCCTTCGGGGCGACAGCGGCAGTACTCGCTCACCGGTGACCCCGCCGATCGAGGTTCGTATCGGATTGCGGTGCGCTACATGGCGAATGGCGAAGGCGGCTCCCGGGAGATCCATGAGCGCCTGCGTGCTGGTGACCGGCTGTCGGTGCGTGGTCCGCGCAATGCGTTCCCGCTCGTCGCGTCCTCGGAGTACCTGTTCGTCGCCGGTGGCATCGGGATCACGGCGATCCTGCCGATGGTGACCGCTGCCGAGCGTGCAGGCACCCCGTGGCGGCTGATGTACCTGGGTCGGTCCCGTTCGCGGATGCCGTTCCTGTGCGAGTTGGCGCAGCTCACCGGCGGTGACGTGGTGGTGAGGCCGGACGACGAGTTCGGAGTGCCGAACCCACGGATGATTTTCGAGCAGACGCCCACCGGCGCCTCGGTCTATGTCTGTGGTCCGCCTGCGTTGGCCGAGGCAGCGCGTGAGGTGTTGTCGCTGCACGATCCGTCCGCGTCGCTGCACACCGAGCGGTTCTCCGCGATTCCGGTCCGCGACGGCGATCCGTTTCATCTGTGGTTGCGGCGCAGCGGGATTCACGTCGACGTTGCCGCCGACGAATCCACGCTCGCGGCGATCCGGCGGGTGCTGCCCGGTGTCGCGTACTCCTGCCAACAGGGTTTCTGCGGAACCTGCCGGACGGGGGTGCTCGCCGGCGAGGTCGACCACCGCGACCGGCTCCTGCTCGACGGCGAACGCAACAATGCGATGCTGACCTGCGTATCACGTGCGCGCGGTAGCGAACTCGCACTGGAGATGTAA
- a CDS encoding short-chain dehydrogenase/reductase, which translates to MSSFVLGLARQLVAFSTSPVAELNVRDRVVMITGAGAGIGRALAEKLYRTGAFVALIDIDQNAAARVARSMGERALVVRADVSDRIGMREAVSRVRERFGRIDVVVANAGVAPEPATIRTMKPADFDRVIGINLTGVFNTVHPALDDVVAVGGHVVVVSSAAAFAPGMAGSPYMVSKAAVEQFGRALRVELAAVGATAGVAYFGIVDTAMTRGTLDDDELGEEVTALLPWPLNCRISVSDAAESIAQGIARRAPRTLAPAQWEPYALLRGVVNVVLDQLLADDERVRALLNRVEQRQVERRQPSPVPR; encoded by the coding sequence ATGAGTAGTTTCGTGTTGGGTCTTGCCCGTCAACTGGTGGCGTTCTCGACCAGCCCGGTCGCCGAGCTGAATGTGCGTGATCGGGTAGTCATGATCACCGGTGCCGGCGCCGGTATCGGGCGTGCCCTTGCCGAAAAGCTCTATCGCACGGGCGCATTCGTCGCGCTGATCGACATCGATCAGAACGCCGCAGCGCGGGTCGCCCGATCGATGGGGGAGCGGGCGCTGGTGGTGCGCGCCGACGTCTCCGATCGAATCGGCATGCGGGAGGCCGTCTCCCGGGTCCGCGAACGGTTCGGTCGCATCGACGTCGTGGTCGCCAATGCTGGAGTGGCCCCGGAACCGGCGACCATCAGGACGATGAAACCCGCCGATTTCGACCGGGTCATCGGCATCAACCTCACCGGGGTCTTCAATACGGTGCATCCTGCCCTCGACGACGTCGTCGCGGTCGGCGGTCATGTCGTGGTGGTGTCCTCAGCCGCGGCATTCGCGCCGGGCATGGCGGGATCACCGTACATGGTGAGCAAGGCCGCGGTCGAACAGTTCGGCCGCGCGCTGCGGGTGGAATTGGCCGCGGTGGGCGCCACTGCGGGCGTCGCCTACTTCGGCATCGTCGATACCGCCATGACCCGTGGCACGCTCGACGACGATGAGCTCGGCGAGGAGGTCACGGCACTGCTGCCGTGGCCGCTCAATTGTCGAATTTCCGTCAGCGACGCGGCCGAATCCATCGCACAGGGTATTGCTCGCCGGGCCCCGCGGACGCTGGCCCCCGCCCAGTGGGAGCCGTACGCCTTGCTCCGCGGTGTGGTCAATGTCGTGCTCGATCAATTGCTCGCCGACGACGAGCGGGTTCGTGCCCTGCTCAATCGGGTGGAACAGCGGCAGGTCGAGCGGCGGCAGCCGAGCCCGGTGCCGCGCTAG
- a CDS encoding TetR/AcrR family transcriptional regulator, with protein MSTDAAAARRGRPPQTQEQAEEVRARIVLATAEVFTRNGSRGLSVAQIIEQAGLARPTFYRYFGNATEPLHVLLDASNDGLVGGIRTALSDTDKPVELGIRLIDAYLDWANGHGAMLRPLFAELHDPASPVSAYRERALDDIRALVAEKFTELGRPVPTPLDLDAALHVCEYVVYRISSGAAPGTEPDSETVAAARLTMIRVLLTTLGTRVDLEYAMELPGIFPPVP; from the coding sequence ATGTCCACTGACGCCGCGGCCGCACGGCGAGGCCGACCGCCACAGACCCAGGAGCAGGCCGAGGAGGTCCGCGCGCGGATCGTGCTCGCGACTGCGGAAGTGTTCACCCGCAACGGTTCGCGTGGTCTGAGCGTCGCCCAGATAATCGAGCAGGCAGGTCTGGCCCGTCCCACCTTCTATCGCTACTTCGGCAACGCGACCGAACCGCTGCACGTGCTGCTCGACGCCTCCAACGACGGCCTGGTCGGTGGCATCCGCACCGCATTGAGCGACACCGACAAGCCCGTCGAGCTCGGTATCCGACTCATCGACGCCTATCTCGACTGGGCCAACGGCCACGGTGCCATGCTGCGCCCGCTCTTCGCGGAACTGCACGACCCGGCCTCACCGGTATCGGCCTATCGGGAGCGCGCCCTCGACGACATTCGCGCTCTCGTCGCCGAGAAATTCACCGAACTCGGACGCCCCGTCCCGACTCCGCTCGACCTCGATGCCGCACTGCACGTCTGCGAATATGTCGTCTACCGCATTTCCTCCGGGGCCGCTCCCGGCACCGAACCCGATTCGGAAACCGTTGCCGCCGCACGCCTTACGATGATCCGCGTCCTGCTCACCACGCTCGGCACCCGCGTCGATCTCGAATATGCGATGGAGCTGCCCGGCATATTCCCGCCCGTGCCATGA